From the Labilibaculum sp. DW002 genome, one window contains:
- the pdxA gene encoding 4-hydroxythreonine-4-phosphate dehydrogenase PdxA produces MKDTKIKVGITQGDINGIGYEVIIKTLMDNRIYELCTPIIYGSPKVAAYHRKALDIEGFSLNNIKEVSEAHPKRVNVINCTDENIKVELGKSTSSAGAASLASLESAVKDLNDGSIDVLLTAPINKKNIQSKDFVFPGHTEYLESRINSGKSLMLLISEKLRVGVVTGHIPISKVAEVVTKENIMSKLDILNTSLKKDFGIRRPRIAVLSLNPHAGDDGLIGSEEKDVIIPAIEKSRKNGVMALGPYPADGFFGSNDYSKFDAILAMYHDQGLTAFKALSFDSGVNFTAGLSKVRTSPAHGTAYAIAGTNVASPESFQKALYMAIDVYRNRENFEEINKDPLKVSEGAKNS; encoded by the coding sequence ATGAAAGACACTAAAATAAAAGTTGGAATAACTCAAGGTGATATAAATGGAATTGGATACGAGGTTATTATTAAAACCTTGATGGACAATAGAATATATGAACTTTGTACACCGATTATTTACGGCTCACCTAAGGTGGCAGCTTACCATCGTAAAGCATTGGATATCGAAGGATTTAGTTTGAATAACATTAAGGAAGTTAGCGAAGCTCATCCTAAAAGAGTTAATGTAATTAACTGTACAGATGAGAATATAAAAGTTGAATTAGGTAAATCTACATCAAGTGCCGGAGCTGCCTCATTAGCATCTTTAGAATCTGCAGTAAAGGATCTAAATGATGGAAGTATTGATGTTTTGCTAACAGCACCTATCAATAAAAAGAATATTCAGTCGAAGGATTTTGTTTTTCCAGGACACACAGAGTACTTAGAGTCGCGAATCAATTCGGGAAAATCTTTAATGTTGTTGATAAGCGAGAAATTGAGAGTTGGCGTTGTTACAGGACATATTCCAATTTCAAAAGTAGCCGAAGTGGTTACTAAAGAGAATATCATGAGCAAGCTTGATATCTTAAACACTTCTTTGAAAAAAGATTTTGGTATCAGACGTCCACGAATTGCCGTATTGAGTTTGAATCCACATGCAGGAGACGATGGATTAATCGGATCAGAAGAAAAGGATGTAATTATTCCTGCAATTGAAAAATCGAGAAAGAATGGCGTTATGGCACTAGGTCCATATCCAGCGGATGGTTTTTTTGGTTCGAATGATTATTCAAAGTTTGATGCAATTTTGGCGATGTATCACGATCAAGGTTTAACAGCCTTTAAAGCTCTGTCATTTGATTCGGGAGTGAATTTTACAGCAGGTTTATCTAAGGTTAGAACATCTCCTGCTCATGGAACAGCATATGCTATTGCAGGAACAAATGTTGCTTCTCCGGAATCTTTTCAGAAGGCACTTTATATGGCAATTGATGTTTATAGAAACAGAGAAAACTTTGAAGAGATTAATAAAGATCCTTTAAAGGTGTCAGAAGGAGCTAAAAATTCGTAA
- a CDS encoding leucyl aminopeptidase family protein, producing MKIILEKYQEAKEGENVLYLANLKNFKNLPLSDQEINFAQEQLKNEVKLIEFNRYTHKVYLFVSDKESYKTKDLESMRKDAFSLHGKVLESKISNLFILDQLNDTEATLAFLEGISLSNYQFLKYFSDTEKLKFCLEAIELRSDSVSQRQIEELISVTEGVKFARELVDEPLSYLTAQKLSEEIQRMGDEAGYSVEVFGRKKIESLKMGGLLAVNKGSLDDPSFTILEWKPEGAINKKPIVFVGKGVVYDTGGLSLKPTKDSMDLMKSDMGGAASVAGAIYSISKAKLPVHVIGLIPATDNRPGGNAYVPGDVVKMYNGKTVEVLNTDAEGRMLLADALSYAESYKPEFVVDLATLTGAAAVAIGKYGVVAMGNEESKFQMEQLKNSGEKVYERVVEFPFWDEYGELIKSDIADLKNIGGRDGGAITAGKFLEHFTNYPWIHVDIAGPAYLGATDNYRGKGGTGVGVRLLFDFIKQYRS from the coding sequence ATGAAAATAATATTAGAAAAATATCAAGAAGCAAAAGAGGGCGAAAACGTTCTTTATCTAGCTAATCTGAAGAATTTTAAAAATCTTCCTTTATCAGATCAGGAGATAAATTTTGCACAAGAGCAGCTTAAAAATGAGGTTAAACTAATCGAGTTTAACAGATACACACACAAAGTCTATTTATTTGTTTCTGATAAGGAATCCTATAAAACTAAGGATTTGGAATCGATGAGAAAGGATGCTTTCTCTCTCCATGGCAAAGTGCTAGAAAGTAAAATCTCAAATTTGTTTATTCTTGACCAATTAAATGATACCGAAGCTACATTAGCTTTTCTTGAAGGTATTTCCTTAAGTAACTATCAATTTCTTAAATATTTTTCGGATACGGAGAAATTAAAATTTTGTCTCGAAGCCATCGAATTAAGAAGTGATTCAGTAAGCCAAAGACAAATTGAGGAGCTAATTTCAGTAACTGAAGGTGTGAAGTTTGCTAGAGAACTAGTTGACGAACCATTAAGTTATCTTACAGCACAAAAATTGAGTGAAGAGATTCAAAGAATGGGTGATGAAGCTGGTTATTCTGTAGAAGTTTTTGGCAGAAAAAAAATTGAAAGCCTTAAAATGGGTGGACTTTTAGCCGTGAACAAAGGAAGTCTTGATGATCCAAGTTTTACCATTTTAGAATGGAAACCAGAAGGAGCTATAAATAAAAAACCAATTGTTTTTGTTGGGAAAGGTGTTGTTTACGATACTGGCGGTTTAAGTTTGAAACCTACGAAAGACAGTATGGATTTAATGAAATCGGACATGGGTGGTGCTGCTTCGGTAGCTGGTGCTATTTACTCAATTTCAAAAGCCAAATTACCTGTTCATGTTATTGGTTTAATTCCAGCAACAGATAATCGCCCTGGAGGAAATGCATATGTTCCTGGTGATGTTGTTAAAATGTACAATGGTAAAACGGTTGAGGTACTAAATACAGATGCTGAAGGTAGAATGCTATTGGCCGATGCTTTGAGTTATGCTGAGTCGTATAAACCAGAATTTGTTGTTGACTTAGCTACCTTAACAGGTGCAGCAGCTGTTGCTATTGGAAAATATGGTGTTGTTGCAATGGGAAATGAGGAAAGCAAATTTCAAATGGAACAACTAAAAAATTCTGGAGAAAAAGTGTACGAAAGAGTTGTTGAATTTCCATTTTGGGATGAATATGGTGAGTTGATTAAATCGGATATTGCAGATTTAAAAAACATAGGTGGCCGTGATGGTGGAGCGATCACAGCAGGGAAATTTTTAGAGCATTTTACGAACTATCCTTGGATTCATGTAGATATTGCTGGTCCAGCTTACCTTGGAGCAACAGATAATTATAGAGGTAAGGGTGGTACAGGTGTAGGTGTTCGTCTGCTATTTGATTTTATTAAGCAGTATCGCTCATAG
- a CDS encoding DUF4837 family protein — MKRIIQVVTLCLFVVASMSSCKKTTKGLRPVVTGKSGEVLVLINDALYEGSVGDSLKSVLNDTQIGLPQSEPLFDILHLSHNAFSSMFKTHRSILDIRVSSKVTESKISVKDAVYAKSQSFMKIEAKNNKEMIKMLTENRNKIIAYFHLGERNRKLKVFKKNTVQEVFDKLKAKYDFTLTFPSGYTINKEEGDFLWISKETPTTSQGMFIYTYDYISEDSFTKDAVVKKRNILLGNFVPGPLEGSYMTTEKGYPISNRYFEFMGNYASETRGLWKVENDFMGGPFLNITFLDKKNNKVVCLDSYVYYPNHNKRELLRELEAVMYSYNNIVEK, encoded by the coding sequence ATGAAGAGAATAATTCAAGTAGTTACGCTTTGTTTGTTTGTAGTTGCAAGCATGTCTTCTTGCAAAAAAACAACAAAAGGATTAAGACCTGTTGTGACAGGGAAATCTGGTGAAGTTTTGGTGTTAATTAACGACGCTTTATATGAAGGAAGTGTTGGTGATTCTTTAAAGTCGGTATTAAATGATACGCAGATTGGATTGCCTCAAAGTGAACCTTTGTTTGATATTCTTCACCTTTCGCACAATGCTTTTTCAAGCATGTTTAAAACGCACAGAAGTATACTAGACATAAGAGTTTCGTCAAAAGTTACAGAGAGTAAGATATCTGTAAAAGACGCGGTGTATGCGAAGTCGCAATCATTTATGAAGATTGAGGCGAAGAATAACAAAGAGATGATTAAAATGCTAACTGAAAATAGAAATAAAATCATTGCTTATTTTCATTTAGGAGAAAGAAATCGCAAACTTAAAGTGTTCAAAAAAAATACTGTTCAGGAAGTTTTTGACAAGCTAAAAGCGAAGTACGATTTTACCTTGACATTCCCTTCAGGATATACAATTAACAAAGAAGAAGGTGATTTTCTTTGGATTAGTAAAGAAACACCTACTACTAGTCAAGGGATGTTTATTTACACTTACGACTACATTTCTGAAGATTCCTTTACGAAGGATGCTGTGGTGAAAAAGAGAAATATTTTGCTTGGGAACTTTGTTCCTGGTCCACTTGAAGGCTCCTATATGACAACTGAGAAAGGTTATCCGATATCAAATCGTTATTTTGAATTTATGGGGAACTATGCTTCTGAAACAAGAGGTTTATGGAAGGTAGAAAATGACTTTATGGGCGGACCATTCTTAAACATTACTTTCCTTGATAAGAAAAATAATAAAGTCGTTTGTTTAGATTCTTATGTGTACTATCCAAATCATAACAAAAGAGAACTGTTAAGAGAGTTAGAGGCAGTTATGTACTCGTACAATAATATAGTTGAGAAGTAA
- a CDS encoding 1-deoxy-D-xylulose-5-phosphate reductoisomerase, whose amino-acid sequence MSKHIAILGSTGSIGTQTLEVVEANPELFVVDVLTANNNVDLLIAQAKKFKPDVVVIAREDKYEYLSEALKDEDVKVYAGIDAISQVVGMSSIDVVLTAMVGYSGLLPTIKAIEAKKNIALANKETLVVAGEIIQKLALENGVSIYPVDSEHSAIFQCLIGEFENPVEKIYLTASGGPFRGKDRKFLEDVTSKQALKHPNWDMGAKITIDSASMMNKGFEAIEAKWLFDLKPEQVDVIVHPQSIVHSLVQFEDSSMKAQMGLPDMKLPIQFALTYPKRLKTSFERFNFLDYPNLTFEPADSKNFRNLALAYEAMDKGGNMPCIINAANEIMVEAFLKDQVGFLQMSDIIEKCMDQLGFISKPSYEDYVVTDTETRKLALSML is encoded by the coding sequence ATGAGTAAACATATTGCAATCTTAGGATCTACGGGTTCTATTGGAACGCAAACCTTAGAGGTAGTAGAAGCAAACCCGGAATTGTTTGTTGTTGATGTATTAACAGCAAATAACAATGTGGATTTGTTGATTGCCCAAGCAAAGAAATTTAAGCCAGATGTTGTTGTTATTGCTCGTGAAGATAAATATGAATATTTGTCTGAAGCATTGAAGGATGAGGATGTAAAGGTCTATGCAGGTATAGATGCCATTTCTCAAGTTGTTGGAATGTCATCTATTGATGTGGTGCTTACTGCTATGGTTGGTTACTCAGGCTTATTGCCAACAATAAAAGCTATCGAAGCTAAAAAGAATATTGCACTTGCCAACAAGGAAACTTTAGTTGTTGCAGGAGAAATCATTCAAAAATTGGCTCTTGAAAATGGGGTGAGTATCTATCCTGTAGATTCTGAACATTCAGCAATATTCCAATGCTTGATTGGTGAGTTTGAAAATCCTGTTGAAAAAATATACCTGACGGCATCAGGAGGACCTTTCAGGGGGAAAGACAGAAAATTCCTTGAAGATGTGACTTCTAAACAAGCTTTGAAGCACCCTAATTGGGACATGGGAGCTAAAATCACAATAGATTCAGCTAGTATGATGAATAAAGGCTTTGAGGCAATTGAAGCCAAATGGCTTTTTGATCTTAAGCCGGAACAAGTTGATGTGATTGTACACCCACAATCTATAGTTCATTCTTTGGTTCAGTTCGAAGATTCTTCTATGAAAGCTCAAATGGGTTTACCCGATATGAAATTACCTATTCAGTTTGCTTTAACATATCCTAAACGACTGAAAACTAGTTTTGAAAGATTCAATTTTCTAGACTATCCAAATTTGACTTTTGAACCAGCAGACTCCAAGAATTTTAGAAATTTGGCTTTGGCTTATGAAGCGATGGATAAAGGAGGGAATATGCCTTGTATCATTAATGCAGCAAATGAAATTATGGTGGAAGCTTTCTTGAAAGATCAGGTTGGTTTTCTTCAAATGAGTGATATTATTGAAAAATGCATGGATCAATTAGGATTTATTAGTAAGCCTAGTTATGAGGATTATGTGGTAACGGACACAGAGACTAGGAAATTAGCCTTATCAATGTTGTAA
- the ruvA gene encoding Holliday junction branch migration protein RuvA: protein MFEYIKGELVDLTPTSVVVETNGIGYYLNISLNTYSKLSGHKNAQVYLHQVVREDAHLLFGFIDASERSVFRHLISVSGVGANTARMMLSSLTPSEIQTAIVSSNVKTLQGVKGIGAKSAQRLIIELKDKLGKDTDIADISFSQNNTTKDEALSALVMLGFAKNSVTKVIDKLFAANPSASVEDLIKLALKQL from the coding sequence ATGTTTGAGTACATTAAGGGAGAATTGGTTGATTTAACTCCTACTTCAGTTGTTGTAGAAACGAATGGAATTGGTTATTATTTAAATATTTCATTGAACACATATTCTAAATTGTCTGGGCATAAAAATGCACAAGTTTATCTTCATCAGGTTGTACGAGAAGATGCACACTTGTTATTTGGTTTTATAGATGCCTCCGAAAGAAGTGTTTTTCGTCATTTAATATCCGTTTCGGGTGTTGGCGCTAACACAGCAAGAATGATGCTTTCTTCTTTAACACCTTCCGAAATTCAAACGGCTATTGTGTCGAGTAATGTGAAAACTCTACAAGGAGTGAAAGGGATTGGTGCTAAATCAGCACAAAGATTAATTATTGAATTAAAGGATAAACTAGGAAAAGATACAGATATAGCTGATATTTCTTTCTCACAGAACAATACTACTAAAGATGAAGCGTTATCAGCTTTAGTGATGTTGGGTTTTGCAAAGAATTCTGTAACCAAAGTTATCGATAAATTATTTGCTGCAAATCCATCTGCCAGTGTAGAGGATTTAATAAAGCTAGCATTGAAACAATTATAA
- the rseP gene encoding RIP metalloprotease RseP has protein sequence MEILIKVSQFLLSLSILVVLHELGHFVFAKLFKTRVEKFYMFFNPGFSLFKYKKGETEYGIGWIPLGGYVKISGMIDESMDKEQMALPPEPYEFRSKPAYQRLLIMVGGVLVNFVLAFVIYIAVLFAWGDEYLPAENVKYGYVCDSLAQSIGLQNGDKILELDNQKVERFSQIVPDILLNDPQSIQFLRNNKQLSVDIPSTFIADLLARSSKGFSLSPVLDIRYPYSAISIGKVAKDSPAKIAGLLEGDKIVSIDSIRFEYYDQFQDFSAANKGKSVVAIIDRAGKEVVLNLTIGEDGKYGFYPAMEAGVFEYATLKYTFAESIPAGFNKGIDKLGSYLKQFKLIFSSETKAYKSIGGFGTIASIFPGVWNWQAFWNLTAFLSIILAIMNILPIPALDGGHVMFLMYEIITGRKPGDKFMEYAQITGMVLLFGLLIFANGNDLWKWISNM, from the coding sequence ATGGAAATATTAATTAAAGTATCTCAGTTTCTACTGAGTTTGTCCATTCTGGTGGTTCTTCACGAATTAGGACATTTTGTTTTTGCGAAGCTTTTCAAAACTCGAGTTGAGAAATTCTATATGTTCTTCAATCCAGGTTTTTCTCTTTTTAAATATAAAAAAGGCGAGACGGAATATGGTATTGGATGGATTCCTTTGGGGGGCTATGTGAAGATATCAGGAATGATAGATGAGTCGATGGATAAGGAACAAATGGCATTGCCACCGGAGCCTTATGAATTTCGATCGAAACCAGCTTACCAACGTTTATTAATTATGGTAGGTGGTGTTTTAGTTAACTTTGTTCTTGCCTTCGTAATTTATATTGCTGTACTATTTGCTTGGGGAGATGAATATTTGCCGGCAGAGAATGTAAAGTATGGTTACGTATGTGATTCTTTGGCACAAAGTATTGGTTTGCAAAATGGAGATAAGATTCTTGAGTTAGATAATCAGAAAGTTGAACGATTCAGTCAAATTGTTCCTGATATTTTGTTGAACGATCCACAATCAATTCAATTCTTAAGAAATAACAAGCAATTAAGTGTTGATATACCTTCAACATTTATTGCTGATTTGCTTGCGAGAAGTAGTAAAGGTTTTTCCTTAAGTCCTGTTTTGGATATACGTTATCCATACAGCGCTATTTCGATTGGTAAAGTTGCAAAGGATTCTCCAGCAAAAATTGCTGGTCTTTTAGAAGGAGATAAGATTGTATCTATTGATTCTATTCGATTTGAGTATTACGATCAATTTCAAGATTTTTCAGCTGCCAATAAGGGTAAGAGTGTAGTCGCGATTATAGATCGTGCTGGAAAAGAAGTTGTGCTAAACCTTACGATTGGAGAAGATGGTAAGTATGGTTTTTATCCTGCGATGGAAGCTGGTGTATTTGAATATGCTACTTTAAAATATACATTCGCGGAGTCAATTCCTGCAGGCTTTAATAAAGGAATTGATAAGTTGGGTTCTTATTTGAAACAGTTTAAACTGATTTTCTCATCGGAAACAAAAGCATATAAATCAATCGGTGGATTTGGTACTATTGCGAGTATTTTCCCAGGGGTTTGGAATTGGCAAGCATTCTGGAATCTTACAGCTTTCCTATCGATAATTTTAGCGATAATGAACATACTTCCTATTCCAGCATTAGATGGTGGGCATGTAATGTTCTTAATGTACGAGATTATTACAGGAAGAAAACCAGGAGATAAGTTCATGGAATATGCGCAAATAACTGGTATGGTATTGTTGTTTGGTCTTTTAATTTTTGCAAATGGTAATGATTTGTGGAAATGGATTTCTAATATGTAA
- a CDS encoding lytic transglycosylase domain-containing protein — protein sequence MRKNLLLFIISFMFSVPLSAQSTFRILHKKKPDNVQEINQRLLHFTDEILKEEHPVNTVLNANFIPVFSDEIYQKRMDRLNSESPIQLDFKPVVRRYIDAYAIRHREKTAKIIERSELYFPLFEEYLDKYELPLELKYLSVIESALDPKARSRSGAMGLWQFMYNASKMFDLRITSYIDERMDPEKSTEAACKYLQYLHRIFGDWKLALAAYNGGPGVVREAIQRSGGKTDFWAISPYLPDQTKNYVPAFIAVNYVMNYSSEHNIVPAKNEYPYFRISQVNVSKPLTFQHVAKVLGLPVEAVRELNPIYKKDVIPLCELPAKLVLPIEKVGAFIDSEEIIYGMKDVPKKYLDLQKDLSSTKGKFCLLHSVESGEYFHKIAMNYGCTINNIKEWNGMSSSDIFVGQKLKIWVYPSDTLAHKPERDPSMRKSKFLLYQVQSGDSLNSIANQFDVDSVGDLVELNSMSHSQTIEPGMVLKIIRYE from the coding sequence ATGAGGAAAAATTTACTTCTTTTCATTATTTCTTTCATGTTTTCTGTGCCTCTATCCGCACAGTCTACTTTTCGTATTCTTCACAAGAAGAAACCTGATAATGTTCAGGAAATAAATCAACGATTGCTTCATTTTACGGATGAAATTTTAAAAGAAGAACATCCTGTCAATACAGTCCTTAATGCTAATTTTATTCCTGTTTTCTCTGATGAAATTTATCAGAAAAGAATGGATCGATTGAATTCCGAAAGTCCAATACAATTAGATTTTAAGCCAGTTGTTAGGCGTTATATCGATGCGTATGCTATTCGTCATAGAGAAAAAACAGCCAAAATAATAGAACGATCGGAGTTATACTTTCCATTATTCGAAGAATACCTGGATAAATATGAACTTCCCTTAGAGTTAAAGTACTTGTCGGTTATCGAATCAGCCTTAGATCCTAAAGCAAGATCAAGATCTGGAGCAATGGGCTTGTGGCAATTCATGTACAATGCCAGTAAAATGTTCGACTTAAGGATTACATCGTATATAGATGAACGTATGGATCCTGAAAAGTCAACCGAAGCAGCTTGTAAATATTTGCAGTACTTGCATCGTATTTTTGGGGATTGGAAATTGGCCTTGGCAGCATATAATGGAGGTCCTGGAGTTGTAAGAGAAGCCATCCAACGTTCAGGAGGGAAAACAGATTTTTGGGCTATTTCTCCATATCTTCCAGATCAGACAAAAAATTATGTGCCTGCTTTTATCGCAGTTAATTATGTGATGAATTACAGTTCTGAGCACAATATTGTACCGGCAAAAAATGAATATCCTTATTTTAGAATTTCTCAGGTGAATGTAAGTAAGCCATTGACTTTTCAACATGTGGCAAAAGTTTTAGGTCTTCCTGTTGAAGCTGTTCGTGAATTGAATCCTATTTATAAAAAAGACGTAATTCCTTTGTGCGAACTTCCTGCAAAATTGGTTCTACCAATAGAAAAAGTAGGTGCCTTTATCGATTCGGAAGAAATTATTTATGGAATGAAAGATGTTCCAAAGAAATATCTTGATTTACAAAAGGATTTATCCTCTACAAAGGGTAAGTTTTGCCTTCTTCATAGTGTGGAATCAGGAGAGTACTTTCACAAGATTGCAATGAATTACGGATGCACCATTAATAATATTAAGGAATGGAATGGCATGAGTAGTTCAGATATATTTGTTGGCCAAAAATTAAAAATATGGGTTTATCCTTCGGATACCCTAGCACATAAACCAGAAAGAGATCCTTCCATGCGCAAGAGTAAATTTTTATTATATCAGGTTCAATCTGGTGATAGTTTGAATTCTATTGCAAATCAGTTTGATGTGGATTCTGTTGGAGATCTTGTAGAATTGAATAGCATGAGTCATTCCCAGACAATTGAGCCTGGAATGGTTTTGAAAATAATTCGTTACGAATAG
- the tatA gene encoding twin-arginine translocase TatA/TatE family subunit, translating to MNLFVLAGMIGPWQIVIIVFVIVLLFGGKKIPELMKGLGQGMKEFKKATDQDDDKENKDKKSTDK from the coding sequence ATGAACCTTTTTGTTTTAGCCGGTATGATAGGACCTTGGCAAATCGTTATTATTGTATTTGTAATTGTATTACTTTTTGGAGGTAAAAAAATTCCAGAGTTGATGAAGGGATTGGGGCAAGGAATGAAGGAATTTAAAAAAGCTACCGATCAAGATGATGACAAGGAGAATAAAGATAAAAAATCAACTGATAAATAG